The region gGCGAAATTACATAATCATTGAATGATTTTTGGTTGATTTGATACAGGTTGATGTAAATGGCGACAACCCAGCATGGGAAGCCATAAAATACCGGCCGGCCATTGATGAAACTCCATCCAAATCCTCCGATGAGAGGCCTCTCCAGAAGGGAATCATAGAACCCAACAACAAAACAGAATCATCCTTTCAAAACTCCCTTTTAGAGAAAGGTCTCACAGTCATCGGAGAGGAATATCACACCCTTTCCATCGAATGCGATGTGGTGGTTATTGGATCCGGATGCGGCGGCGGCGTTGCGGCTGCCATTCTCGCAAGTTCCGGTCAGAAAGTGGTGGTTCTCGAGAAAGGTAACTATTTCACTGCTTCTGATTATTCAACTTTCGAAGGCCCTTCTCTCGATCAACTGTACGAAGCTGGTGGGGTTTTAACTAGTAATGATGGGAAAATGTTCATTCTGGCTGGTTCTACCGTCGGCGGTGGCTCCGCCGTTAATTGGTCAGCAAGCATCAGAACCCCAAATGCCGTTTTGCAGGAATGGGTTGAAAGCGACAAGATTCCATTCTTTGGAAGCTCTGAATATCAAAACGCCATGGATGCAGTGTGCAAAAGAATTGGAGTTTCAGAGGATTGTGAACAAGAAGGGTTTCAGAATCAAGTTCTTCgaaaagggtgtgaaaatttagggtttcaaattgaaaaagtaCCAAGAAATTCCCCAAACACTCATTACTGTGGATCCTGTGGCTATGGCTGTAGAAAGGGTGAGAAACAAGGGACTGATACAACATGGCTCGTTGATGCTGTGAATCACGGGGCAGTGATCATAACAAATTGCAAAGCTGAGCGATTGATATTGGAAAGAAACAGAGCTGGAAGTATGAGGAAGAACAAATGCTTGGGAGTCATTGCAAAAGTTTGGAGTGATAACATCACCAAGAAACTGAAAATCAGAGCCAAAGCAACCATCTCAGCTTGTGGAGCTCTCTTGACACCACCATTGTTGATATCAAGTGGGCTGAAGAACAAACACATTGGGAGAAATCTTCATCTCCACCCTGTTTTAATGACTTGGGGATACTTCCCAGATTCAAATTCAGAGTTCAAGGGAAAATCCTATGAAGGTGGAATAATCACATCAGTACACAAAGTTGTCTCTGAAGGAACTAACTCAAGTCCTAAAACCATCATTGAAACTCCTCTATTAGGACCAGGATCATTCGCTATATTGTTCCCTTGGATATCTGGACTTGACAATAAGAAACGAATGCTCAAGTATTCGAGAACTGCCCATTTCATAACGATCGTTCGAGATTCAGGTTCCGGGGTAGTGCGATCGGAGGGAAGGGTGAGGTATAACTTGAGTGAAGAAGACAAGGAAAACCTCAAGACAGGGCTGAGACAGTCATTGAGGATTTTGGTAGCTGCTGGAGCTACTGAAGTTGGCACACATAGGAGTGATGGACAAAGACTTGAATGTAAAGGGATTGGGAAGGAGGAAGTGGAA is a window of Cucurbita pepo subsp. pepo cultivar mu-cu-16 unplaced genomic scaffold, ASM280686v2 Cp4.1_scaffold000332, whole genome shotgun sequence DNA encoding:
- the LOC111785024 gene encoding long-chain-alcohol oxidase FAO1-like; the protein is MRRSECHPLLRGTRSNKFTHGFSAAEMESITAICDTVLPSLPFDSQGETNASDIASVEAFYAASGSRSPIPDEVAEMITKIGLIEIVILIRIVMWLLATRLGTLLLCGSLCFCEKWPFVCNFSAMPLKNREEALKRWSKNKIFTFIRVALASIRILSLYVFFSRVDVNGDNPAWEAIKYRPAIDETPSKSSDERPLQKGIIEPNNKTESSFQNSLLEKGLTVIGEEYHTLSIECDVVVIGSGCGGGVAAAILASSGQKVVVLEKGNYFTASDYSTFEGPSLDQLYEAGGVLTSNDGKMFILAGSTVGGGSAVNWSASIRTPNAVLQEWVESDKIPFFGSSEYQNAMDAVCKRIGVSEDCEQEGFQNQVLRKGCENLGFQIEKVPRNSPNTHYCGSCGYGCRKGEKQGTDTTWLVDAVNHGAVIITNCKAERLILERNRAGSMRKNKCLGVIAKVWSDNITKKLKIRAKATISACGALLTPPLLISSGLKNKHIGRNLHLHPVLMTWGYFPDSNSEFKGKSYEGGIITSVHKVVSEGTNSSPKTIIETPLLGPGSFAILFPWISGLDNKKRMLKYSRTAHFITIVRDSGSGVVRSEGRVRYNLSEEDKENLKTGLRQSLRILVAAGATEVGTHRSDGQRLECKGIGKEEVEEFLDMVTVEGGPLTMTQNWNIYTSAHQMGSCKMGVSENDGAVDENGESWEAEGLFVCDASVLPTAVGVNPMITIQSTAYCISNRLAALLRK